Proteins from a genomic interval of Osmia bicornis bicornis chromosome 13, iOsmBic2.1, whole genome shotgun sequence:
- the LOC114877025 gene encoding uncharacterized protein LOC114877025, with protein MSTTICPVLVLSFLILSLSAEAEEMMDPFVLIRQTLKYWLKIYKMYHEEVALGYCWAEYFLLFEKNMTNVSRSVSQEPSNSEFASSTLLSLRKNDVPRDEFKESRTEDYWMLGGSMDSSRKFLSPKMGQGSSGASRKVPFLFQFFHPDRVESFDGSLLSVGETVDSDPRFEDGAIKELEGNKDKGDFPRERKLNSVNLKLQRVEQRLSSFEENQRGNLRGKRDVNDQIRGFVWLPLRIKRLASSRASSSDEISKQGVWKTGIESRSSNSRNLIETLDKKYRLRNNEATIFATNIRPMNTRSKIKASFVIPGGIVNVPGQFITINPRALQRNRSPDEEKKLGSNCGDENSSKQLPNVSDNRYRRSQQDFLLVESNVGRNATIPVGTPFLPPINYPQFMGDDSWARGTSTNSRSTRSFWAKDRGRRPPDNRAVPRGIAKTFGTFFRVRETFMGFLRTLGFFVQVGRELIDYVESNTALACTKDYLWGKAVQWIDS; from the coding sequence ATGTCGACCACCATTTGCCCCGTTCTCGTGCTGTCATTTCTGATACTGTCGCTATCGGCGGAAGCCGAGGAAATGATGGATCCCTTTGTTCTGATACGACAGACGCTAAAATATTGGCTGAAGATCTACAAGATGTACCACGAAGAGGTGGCTCTCGGTTACTGCTGGGCCGAGTATTTTCTGCTGTTCGAAAAGAATATGACGAATGTGTCGCGCTCTGTATCCCAGGAACCTTCCAATTCAGAGTTTGCCAGCTCAACCCTTTTATCTCTTCGAAAGAACGACGTTCCAAGGGATGAATTTAAAGAAAGTCGAACAGAAGATTACTGGATGCTCGGTGGATCGATGGACTCGTCTCGTAAATTTTTATCTCCGAAAATGGGTCAAGGTTCTTCGGGTGCTTCTCGAAAGGTTCCATTTTTATTCCAATTTTTTCATCCGGACCGAGTGGAATCGTTCGACGGTAGTTTGCTTTCCGTCGGAGAAACGGTAGATTCCGATCCGAGATTCGAAGACGGTGCGATTAAGGAGCTGGAAGGTAACAAGGATAAAGGCGATTTTCCTCGCGAAAGGAAGCTTAACTCGGTGAATCTGAAATTGCAAAGAGTAGAACAACGGTTGAGTAGCTTCGAGGAGAATCAGCGCGGAAATTTACGCGGTAAACGTGACGTAAATGATCAGATAAGAGGCTTCGTTTGGCTTCCATTGAGGATCAAGCGGCTGGCTTCTTCGCGCGCTTCTTCCTCGGATGAAATTTCGAAGCAGGGTGTTTGGAAAACTGGTATCGAGTCACGTTCGTCAAATTCCAGAAACCTCATTGAAACACTCGATAAAAAATATCGATTACGGAACAATGAAGCGACAATATTTGCTACGAATATTCGTCCAATGAACACTCGATCAAAGATAAAAGCATCGTTCGTAATACCTGGAGGAATCGTTAATGTCCCGGGGCAATTTATCACCATCAATCCTCGAGCGTTACAGAGGAATCGATCACCCGATGAGGAAAAGAAACTGGGAAGCAATTGTGGAGACGAGAACAGCTCTAAACAATTACCGAACGTGAGCGATAATCGGTATCGGAGGAGCCAACAGGATTTTCTCCTGGTGGAGTCAAACGTAGGTCGAAACGCGACCATTCCTGTGGGAACACCCTTCTTACCTCCCATCAACTATCCGCAATTTATGGGGGACGACAGCTGGGCGAGAGGAACAAGCACGAATTCGAGATCAACTCGATCCTTCTGGGCGAAGGATCGAGGTCGACGACCTCCGGACAACCGTGCCGTGCCACGTGGAATTGCTAAAACCTTCGGCACGTTTTTTCGTGTCCGTGAAACGTTTATGGGCTTTCTAAGAACCCTTGGATTCTTTGTGCAAGTAGGCAGGGAACTGATAGATTACGTGGAGTCCAATACCGCGCTGGCCTGCACCAAGGACTACTTATGGGGCAAGGCTGTTCAGTGGATTGATTCTTGA